Proteins co-encoded in one Nitrosopumilus sp. genomic window:
- a CDS encoding CBS domain-containing protein, giving the protein MKYAKDFMNTPRTIKYESNLADVLKKIIDEKKSRLLVTQNGKINGLVSEKDLGIFLLTDTTERKLDEIPLSEIIKKIISVDEKTGMDKCAQLMMTNEIGSLVVTSNDEVVGILTKTDLVRYFTKLDSQKIVGEYMSPYYAWQYSDTPLYKVVLKMVDEKISRVILRDHEETPVGIVTFRDLFNLALTLGDKEDVLDNTDPLISVIFPRKGFISESGFGGSTQINEIMTKNIVSVNYDDDLIKAAKLILEKNINGVAVLSVHGNIIGIISKTDIVRALAFLL; this is encoded by the coding sequence TTGAAATACGCAAAAGATTTCATGAATACGCCTAGAACTATAAAGTATGAATCTAATTTGGCAGATGTTCTAAAAAAAATAATTGATGAAAAGAAAAGTAGATTATTAGTAACTCAAAATGGTAAAATCAATGGTTTGGTATCTGAAAAGGATTTAGGGATTTTTCTTTTAACTGATACTACTGAACGAAAACTTGATGAGATCCCCTTATCAGAAATTATCAAAAAAATAATCAGTGTTGATGAAAAAACAGGAATGGATAAGTGTGCCCAATTAATGATGACAAATGAAATTGGTTCTTTGGTTGTCACTAGTAATGATGAGGTTGTTGGAATTTTGACAAAGACTGATCTTGTTAGGTATTTTACTAAATTAGATTCACAAAAAATTGTCGGTGAGTACATGTCTCCTTACTATGCATGGCAATACTCTGATACTCCATTGTACAAAGTAGTGCTGAAAATGGTTGATGAAAAAATCTCCCGAGTGATCCTTCGTGATCATGAAGAAACTCCTGTAGGAATTGTGACATTTAGAGATTTATTCAATTTGGCATTGACTTTAGGCGATAAAGAAGATGTGCTTGATAATACTGATCCTCTAATATCTGTAATATTTCCCAGAAAAGGTTTCATTTCTGAATCTGGATTTGGGGGCAGCACACAAATTAATGAAATTATGACCAAAAATATTGTTTCTGTAAATTATGATGATGATTTGATAAAAGCAGCAAAGTTGATTTTAGAGAAAAATATCAATGGCGTGGCAGTCTTATCTGTACACGGAAATATTATTGGGATCATCAGCAAAACAGACATTGTTAGGGCTTTAGCCTTTTTGTTATGA